Proteins co-encoded in one Cinclus cinclus chromosome Z, bCinCin1.1, whole genome shotgun sequence genomic window:
- the LOC134056686 gene encoding M-phase inducer phosphatase 2-like, translating to MSLRGGRGLAAISPLPSPGTAALTPLSLDRADPAVPDRYQDTPQRGRGALPLPRLWHTLSPEPLASDCPGDSVSSQPTDPGEGLRLLRPTAVPNRCWLWGRAEGVGGGSEGFEAFWGVMGRSPCLRSLGLSQEPLRWRPCSGFQKMMPNSGRRLKDRKLLGQRMHSLPEGFGPKKLQRPGRRDRLPAGHGAARRNLLAQSPSRTPELLDATMCQGMENGLTTPVMKKEEAKLRAGKRSQCRQLFRSSWLPGSVPRPVLKRGQPSHRGTPVKAKKQKRVSGSPDQEASVQLVGDGEGEEWDQPGVGLEPSRSAQLEEMEKVLASDEQELIGDFSMPHLLPTVEGKDPSLKYISPGTLVAVLTGHFSSFLESSIVVDCRYPYEYEGGHITGAVNLPLQRDVEEFLLEQPSVALDSSKRVIVIFHCEFSVERGPKMCKFLRERDRSCHEYPQLQYPELYVLNGGYREFFFQFPSHCEPRDYRPMAHPAFKEELRKFRGQSRRGRRELLVRGRDL from the exons ATGTCACTGCGCGGTGGCCGCGGGCTGGCggccatctcccctctgccctccccgggcacagccgcgcTCACGCCGCTGTCACTGGATAGGGCTGACCCGGCGGTCCCGGACAG GTACCAGGACACCCCTCAGAGGGGACGCGGGGCGCTGCCCCTCCCGCGGCTGTGGCACACGCTGTCCCCGGAGCCGCTGGCCTCGGACTGCCCCGGGGACTCGGTGTCCTCGCAGCCCACGGATCCAGGTGAGGGACTGCGGCTGCTCCGCCCCACAGCCGTCCCCAaccgctgctggctctggggtcgtgccgaaggtgtgggaggggggTCCGAGGGGTTCGAGGCTTTTTGGGGAGTGATGGGCAGGAGCCCGTGCCTGCGgtccctggggctcagccaggagccgctCCGCTGGCGACCCTGCTCGGG cttccagaaaatgatgCCGAACTCTGGGAGACGTCTCAAAGA caggaagctcctTGGCCAGAGGATGCACTCCTTGCCG gagggctttggccccaaaaagctgcagaggccgGGCCGGCGGGACCGGCTGCCCGCcggccatggggctgccaggaggaacCTTCTTGCCCAGAGCCCTTCCCGCACACCAGAACTGCTG gatgccaccatgtgccaggggatggagaacGGGCTGACCACGCCagtgatgaagaaggaggaggcaaagctg CGTGCGGGGAAGCGCAGCCAGTGCCGGCAGCTCTTCCGCTCGTCCTGGCTGcccggcagtgtccccaggcccgTCCTGAAGCGGGGACAGCCCTCGCACAGGGGCACCCCTGTCAAggctaagaagcagaagagggtgtCTGGCAGTCCTGACCAGGAGGCGTCGGTGCAGTTggtgggtgatggggaaggggaggagtgggaccagcct ggagtggggctggagccttccAGATCCGCCCAgcttgaggagatggagaaagtgctggccagcgatgagcaggagctcattGGGGACTTCTCCATG cctcacctcctgccgacggtggaagggaaggacccaAGCCTGAAGTACATCTCCCCTGGCACG ctggtggcagtgctgacggggcacttcagcagcttcctcgaGAGCAGCATCGTGGTGGACTGCCGGTACCCCTACGAATACGAGGGGGGCCACATCACG ggtgctgtcaACCTGCCGCTGCAGCGGGatgtggaggaattcctgctggagcagcccagtgtggcgctggacagcagcaagagggtgATCGTCATCTTCCACTGCGAGTTCTCTGTTGAAAGGGGCCCCAAAAT GTGCAAGTTCCTGCGGGAGAGGGATCGGTCCTGCCACGAGTACCCGCAGCTGCAGTACCCTGAGCTCTACGTCTTGAACGGGGGGTACCGCgagttcttcttccagttcccg AGCCACTGCGAGCCCCGGGACTATCGGCCCATGGCGCACCCGGCGTTCAAGGAGGAGCTGCGCAAATTCCGCGGGCAGAgccggcgcggccggcgggagcTCTTGGTCCGCGGGCGGGACCTGTGa